From a single Lolium rigidum isolate FL_2022 chromosome 7, APGP_CSIRO_Lrig_0.1, whole genome shotgun sequence genomic region:
- the LOC124672308 gene encoding flavin-containing monooxygenase FMO GS-OX-like 8 has protein sequence MVSASDGEQPLQLQSKNVCVVGAGMAGMAAARELRREGHAVTVMEQSADVGGQWLYDPRTDGDDPLGATVPVRVPGSMYACLRLISPREAMGFSDFQFLPRHGVAGRDPRRYPVHQEMYCYLRDFCDAFGLMDAVRLSTRVLRVAEAVPTSSSSTRQWAVRSVHLGDGKEKEEVFDSVVVATGHYSQPKLPRIKGMEEWLRRQMHSHSYRTPDPFRGEVVVMVGCGDSGKDIALDLRRVAKEVHLTAKSTEEAMTPAMSKMLANHANLHLHPQIDQLHADGRVVFADGSSVVADTVMYGTGYTYSFPFLDTGGAVTVDDNRVGPLFEHVFPPSLAPSLSFVGVPRKVLIPWFFEAQGKWIAQVLSGRRALPPEEEMLRSVEEHYRAREAAGVPKKYTHDIGGVEPLKMYEFGEKYCDFPRIENWQRELILSGIAGMNEDMENFRDRTDDSDNVRKGLQRWLGLAAPPQAQDDQNVAGKDIAATQVDAQAMTKLLVN, from the coding sequence ATGGTTTCGGCTAGCGATGGCGAGCAGCCACTGCAGCTGCAGTCCAAGAATGTGTGCGTGGTGGGAGCCGGCATGGCTGGCATGGCGGCTGCGCGCGAGCTGCGGCGGGAGGGCCACGCCGTGACGGTCATGGAGCAGAGCGCCGACGTCGGCGGGCAGTGGCTGTACGACCCGAGGACCGACGGCGACGACCCGCTCGGGGCCACGGTGCCGGTGCGCGTGCCCGGCAGCATGTACGCCTGCCTCCGCCTCATCAGTCCACGGGAGGCCATGGGGTTCTCCGACTTCCAGTTCCTGCCAAGGCACGGTGTCGCGGGCCGAGACCCGCGCCGCTATCCCGTCCACCAGGAGATGTACTGCTACCTCCGGGACTTCTGCGACGCGTTCGGGCTCATGGACGCCGTCAGGCTCAGCACCCGTGTCCTGCGCGTTGCCGAGGCCGTGCCGACGTCTTCGTCGTCGACGCGTCAGTGGGCGGTGAGATCCGTGCACCTCGGCGATGGaaaagagaaggaggaggtgTTCGACTCCGTGGTGGTGGCCACCGGGCACTACTCGCAGCCGAAGCTCCCTCGCATCAAAGGCATGGAGGAGTGGCTGCGGAGGCAGATGCACAGCCACTCGTACCGGACGCCGGATCCGTTCCGCGGCGAGGTGGTGGTGATGGTCGGGTGCGGGGACAGCGGCAAGGACATCGCGCTAGACCTGCGCCGCGTCGCCAAGGAGGTGCACCTCACCGCCAAGTCCACGGAGGAGGCAATGACGCCGGCCATGTCCAAGATGCTGGCCAACCACGCCAACCTGCACCTCCACCCGCAGATAGACCAGCTGCACGCCGACGGGCGCGTGGTGTTCGCGGACGGCTCAAGCGTCGTCGCGGACACGGTCATGTACGGCACGGGGTACACCTACTCGTTCCCGTTCCTGGACACGGGCGGCGCGGTGACCGTGGACGACAACCGCGTCGGCCCGCTGTTCGAGCACGTGTTCCCGCCGTCCCTGGCGCCGTCGCTCTCCTTCGTGGGCGTGCCGAGGAAGGTTCTTATTCCGTGGTTCTTCGAGGCGCAGGGAAAGTGGATCGCGCAGGTGCTGTCCGGCCGGCGGGCGCTGCCGCCGGAGGAGGAGATGCTGCGGTCCGTGGAGGAGCATTACCGCGCCAGGGAGGCCGCCGGCGTGCCCAAGAAGTACACCCACGACATCGGCGGCGTGGAACCTCTGAAGATGTACGAGTTCGGGGAGAAGTACTGCGACTTCCCGCGGATCGAGAACTGGCAGAGGGAGCTGATCCTGTCGGGCATCGCGGGTATGAACGAGGACATGGAGAACTTCCGCGACCGAACCGACGACAGCGACAACGTTCGGAAGGGCCTGCAGAGATGGCTCGGCTTAGCTGCTCCACCTCAGGCTCAAGACGATCAAAATGTGGCTGGGAAAGATATAGCTGCTACTCAAGTTGATGCGCAGGCCATGACTAAGCTTCTTGTCAACTGA